CTGTTGAGGGCTTAAGTTGTGACATAGGAGTAGAAGATGTCAATACAGATTGTTTAGTTGGTGTAGGACCGCCTCTAGGAGGGCGGCTTGAAGCATTCCTAGAAGTGATTTTGGGTGAGGATATAAACATCGAATCCATAAAGTCTTTCTCTTTTGGCAGTTTCCGTAGCTTCTTTACTTGTTGCTTATTTACAGGTTGATCCTTATCTGttggctgctgctgctgctgctgctgctgctgcattgCTTCAGAATTTCTCTTCATATTAAGATTCTGTAATAAGTCAAGAAACTCTGTCATAATTCAGTTTGTCTTATGAGAAAAACACTTAAATTTGTCAGAATGTTTAATTAGCATCGAGTTAAGAGTTATATACTCACATTAGTTTGCACGTCTCTCCTCAGTGTTGGATCAGGGGAAGAATAAACTGGAGTCTTGGATTGTGAACGAAATGGAAACATTTCTAATTCCAttgttgaagaagaagaattcaCGGGGTTGGTAACAATGGTTGAATGTTGTACTGATAATGGAGTATTTTGCAGTCCGTTAGAGACTACTACTTGTTTTGCTGCTTGATTCCTTGTAAGCATTTTCTTTAGTGAGTTTGTGACTTCAGAAACTTTATCCAAACGTCGACGCAAATGTTCTGTAGGAAGTCGGTTAAGATCACTTTCAGGACTTTGTAAAAACATGATGCTTTCTTCATTTATGCGACAAATTCCCCTTAGACGTTCCGCCTTTTCACAGTCCAAAACATCTTGTGCCTGCAACTAAGAGTTACAGATTCAAGTATTAGATAATTAAGATTCAAAACTGTCTCTACTTACTCTAAATTAATACAGTAGAAAAAATACAGTGCAGGAGCATAAAAACAGCGAGAACACATATATAGCTAAAAGGATACCTTAGCAAGCGCTTCCTCAACTCTTTTTTGCACTTTGATTAAGTCAGGTAAGTACGTTGTCCTTGTATGATAATACTGCAATACATCCGCAAACTTCAGACAAAAACTTGATGGTACATAATTAAAAAATAGCTGAAGCAGACATAATGTCAAAGTGCCAAAAACATAGAAGAGTTCATCAGTAGTCTGTATATTTTTACCTGGGTCATAAGAAGCTTCCGATCAGGTGCACTAACAGTTCCGGCATCAAGAAAGGATGATTCTGTAGAGTCATGAATAAGGAAAGTGAAGTGTCAGGACAATTAAGTAGCTATAAAGTTGATGTGTAGTCTTCCATTAACATGTTCATTGATACCTTACCTGATAGAGCCGTTGTACATGCTACTTGTGTGCGAGGAACAGCTGAAGTTTGGGGATAAAGAAGAGTGTTTGGCAAGTGAGACTTATGTTCAATAGTGTCCTGTAAGTGAGTTCTAAGTTGCGATGATTGCTGATAGCTTCCTGTATTCAACATTCTGTCTGTTGGCCGAACTGGTTCATTCATTGGCCTGATATGGTGCAACTGGTTCAAAGATGTTGGTTGCATTGTAGCTGCATTTCTTGGTTGCATTGTTGACCATGTCGTGGTAGGCACAGGCACAGGCACAGGCATAGGCACACGTGGTGGATGCATCGAATGTGGAGTACTTGGAAGAAATTTATGATTTTGTTCAACAGAAGAACCCGCATTCAGCTTTTGATGTACAGGTTGATTGGAATGAACAACTTGCCTCTGAATCATCTGATTCATCGGTTGAGTACTTGGAAGCGAATTCTGGTGATGTTGAAGAGAAGAACTGACATTCAGGTTTTGCTGTACAGATTGATTATAGTTCCCAACTTGCCTCTGAATCATCTGATTCCTCGTCTGAGTGCTTTGAACCCAATTCTGGTTTTGTTGAAGAGAAGAAGTGACATTCTGATTTTTCAGTACAGATTGATTGGAATGAACAACTTGCCTCTGATGATTCTCTGGATAACAAAATACATCACAAAaactattgttattattatcgTTTTACTATTTGTTAACGCGACAAGTACTTGTGTTCAACAATCAACAATTGATTTTATCCTGTTACCTGTTGCAGATGTTGCTACGTCACCACCGAATTTTTTGCTTAGCATTTGGTTCAGTTTATTGTTAATCATAGCCAAGTATTCATCCTGCATAAAAATATAGAAAATAAGAAGGTTAATTATGTTCACGGAcaaccaaaattcaaaaacatacCCGTAGCAGTTATAAAACCGTAAACTTTAGACAATTACACTATAAAAAATAACAGTTCTCAATCAAACATCAATTTAGAATTTGATCATCAAAAAGTGCAGAATTACAAACAAATTAACAAACAGTACTGGTAATTTCGTGCAGAAATTGAACCAGTACGTCCATTGTACTAAGATTGCGAAAACACGTACCTTGCTTGTTGATTTTTTATACGTCGCTgcctcaaaattgattgatATTTCTTTCAATTTGTTCTTCATATGGGAGTCGTTACTGCATCTGCTCCACTCAatcagtctcttcaagaacctgtttttcgaaatttaatttacaaaacttataaaaaatCTTACTGAAAATTctgtacaaaaataaaataaagaagtaTTTCAAAAAAACATCATACTTTTCCTGTAGAATTTACTGAAATTCATATGaacttaattaacaaaaactttGTACTTAGTATAtgaaattaattaacaaaaacaaatagggacggagagagtagtatGAAATAGTTACGTGTTCGTGACATTGAAGCGGAAAGTGTGGTCCAATCCATGCTTTTGATCACTATTGTCGTCCATtgatatttttctttctttctacaATGTTGAATACTCAAATCTCCCAGAAATTAAACCACTCCTGGATTTATCTAAAGCTAGGCGTAATTGGCAAGTGTAAAACCTCACAAATTTGGAAACGCAAAATAAGAGTAAAACCCTAAAAAGTATCCGCGTCTAATTTAAACTCCcgatgaaaaaataaaaataaacttacCTAAAATATAAAGTTACAGTTTAATAAATAAAACGGGGTTCcctttaaaaacaataaaataaataaaataaaacgggTATTATCCGGATGTCCGATAATAAATAAAACGGGCTATTAATGGACAAAAGGAATAATGCCCGATCATTAGGGCGTGTTCGGCAGTAGCGTTTGAAGTAGCGGGTAACGTTTTGACCTAGTCAaaacgctacttgtaaaatttgtaagtgtttggtaaagtagcgatttaggtagcggctagcggttgaggtagcggttgggtagcttttgtcaaacgttaaaattagtaccgtttaaggtagcgggtagcgtttgacaaatttataataaagttttaaataatattcttgcttttatttttatttttataatatcaaccgctacttttaccgataactcatattagttaccgctactttgacagctaaccgttacccgctactattcaccgttactcgctactttaaccgctacccgctactcaaccgctaaccgctacccgctgccgctaattttgccgaacaggaATCAAACATGAATGCGACGGAGTAGCAAAGCCCGTCTCCAAAACGGTACACGTTGATAAAATTTACCCACTAAAAGACAGAGTTTAACTTTTTGGCCCAATGATTGGCTAGCCATTAAATTAGATTAGATTACTGAATTTACTTTTATTTGTAAAATTAACCAAATCCAAAAAttaccattttaattatttggaCTTTCCTTTAGGATCCGTCGCCGGTTCAAACTCAGATCGGAGCCAACGaactgaaaacaaaaaaatttaatgtttaaGATCCGAATACCAGACTAGTTACGTTTGGACTAGAGCGGAAAAGTCAGTTCAAAATCCGGATCATTTTTATAgttataaaaattattttacaaaaattgttaaaaaaaaaaattagacataGGACATAATTGTTCAACgcctttttaaaaaaactaataTAGCAATATTTTCCTACTACTTCTATTTCATAAAGTTCTTTAcgttttgaaaaatgtgtctaaaaatcaaaactttgaccataaattctcactattatatttatcaaaaattataatgagatatcttgttagattcgtctcgaatatattttataaatatcaactttttataattttttgccatacataattggatatattaacggtcaaacacTGCACCGGAATCCGTGCAAATTGtaagtgtaaagatctttttgaaacggaggtagcaCATTAAAggataatataaaaaaaaaaggttagtGTTTTGTTTTCAATGCTTTAAGGAAAAACAGGTTcgatattttaaaatattttggaCCGCGAACCGAAGACCTAACAAATTCAACCTAAAGATGGGATCGGTTTTTGAATTACGCCTACTGATGAATATTATAAGAATTATATACAAAATAAAAACCAGAAAATGTGTGTAaacaagaaattaaaaaaagtttcaTTTTGATGAatgactttaaaaaaaaaaataaactataTAGAGAAATTAAAGCTGGGTTTTACCTGAGTTTTTTTCGTAGATTACAAAAGTGTTAATTGTGCGTACGGGAAACACATATCAATAACACAAGTAGGTTCATTGGATATTTTGTATCGTTTATGTAGAAACTAGGGAGAATCTATtgtttcctttaaaaaaaatcacaatgtattattaattaaaaaaaaaattaacaattacAATAGATAAAGAAAATCTTTTGTTTCCTTAAGAGtgtttttcctttaaaaaaaactatatagtatccggtgatttttttttttttttgatagttTTGGCTAAAACTTGGGGGGCGGCTAGGGGGATTTTTCTAGTGTTAGGATTTCTACATTGAAGGCATATGCTCTCTTGCTACGGAATATGATTCTTATATGATCAAAGACAGTTCGACCGAACTTGATTGAATTGAACAAGAATAAGCGACAAATtttgaaataaggtgaatagaTTTGGGACAGATCCTCAAAGGGGTGAGTCATATACTTTTATTTCCTGCTTTTAGTTACAAAGTAATATATTGTCCAACATATATATACCTAAAAAGTTGGTTGCATGATGGTTGAATACTCATATTAGAAATAAGAGGAGGTTGTGTGAGACTATAACCACTATAGCATTGCAatgatatactccctccgtatttttttaagagatacatttggTTGGGCACGGGTCTTAAGAAGAATAAAAGAAGTGGAGttggggtagatattttaataagtaagtaCTATGGGGACCATGTCCTTTTGAACaaatgggggtgggggtgggggtgttaggttatgatacatatgacaattcataaatcatgcggaaaaaccataaacccaggaaaacatattatttacacataatcatttagcatagattagatgcatactctttgttgcgtgccttccctagctgcgcccgaaccgaacaagaacaagtctttaggactccaagtgtcgtccctccgtagatagtccacagcacgtccggatccgccttaagattgaccaactagaatcgcacttaaggtactattattttcggcactttataggcaaatgtgtgactgaatttttctctcaaaaactcactttgaatactttgaaacttgtgttataaattgtgagccctagcctcatatttatagcggtatggaaagggaatcgaaatcctattcagatacaaattaattaaacctagaatcatacaagaactctaatttaattaatttatcaaatagaattaggaatttaatcattaaccgaactctgcatgttttaggaaacgtgcacgaacacaaacacttgcacacacacgcacggcagccacgatgggccccatgcgtgcgcgcgagcagcagcccactcagcgcccgcgcgcgctgcgcgctgcgcgcagcctgctgggcctggccttgcgctgggcctggcgtggctgtttgtgcggcgcgcttggcttgctgggcgatggcctggcttcgtgctgggcctcgtccggcaggcctcgtccgatgcttattcgtacgatgcgcttccgattaaattttccgattccggaattcatttccgatacgaacaatatttaatatttccgattccggaattaatttccgtttcgaacaaatatttaatatttccgtttccggaattattttccgattccggtaatatttccgattctgacaatatttccgtttccggcaatatttccgattctggcaatatttccatttccgataatattttccgacacgtaccatgtttccgtttccggcaacatctacgacttggataatatttatatttccgatacgatccatatttccgtttccggcaatatcatcgtttccggagtattcattccttgcctgtgacgatcttagctcccactgaaaccaagatccgtcggttccgaatattcatagatggagtatttaatgctattaaatacttgatccgtttacgtactatttgtgtgaccctacgggttcagtcaagagtaagctgtggattaatatcattaattccacttgaactgaagcggcctctagctaggcattcagctcacttgatctcactgaattattaacttgttaattaatactgaaccgcatttattagacttatcattgaatgcatacttggaccaagggcattatttccttcagtctcccacttgtccttagggacaagtgtgcatttcctaattcctttgtcgctcgatgcttgctcttgaacataaggtaagagttgtcatccttattatgtccagaggtgttcctcggtttcagagttcaactgatcaaataaacagataatcatagcctatgattcatccgagcacggccatgcatttcacagtttctagctctccgagtggccttgtacaacttttaagcatctcatcccgatttacgggaggacaatcccaatcttgcgatcttgagattagacttcgtttgataggtgattacctgagcgttgcctttatagcctccttttacggtgcgacggttggtcaacgtcaaagcaaccagttctcaaacaagtaatcttcaaatcactcaggtattgaggatttagtgtctaataatttaatgaaatttacttatgacagactttcatctcttacagtaaagtttcataggtctcgtccgatactagtcttcccaaagtaagtatctatgcaaatgattatgacattgccatgtccacatagttcaagaaacagaactactagtcatcttgcattctaatcgtctaacgttttctatgcgtccaattttatagaaaactccgattagggaccattttcaacttttgacattcaagttcacttgatagacatttcttagtcacaggactggtcctgacagtctatcttgaatatatcgtcaaattgaagggactcatcatttaataaaccacaaattaaatggaaaaatgaattcttttcatttattgtgaatgattaaccaataatgttttacaaagatttaaactctaaaactttaaaacattaaacagagacatcaaagccattctccaatatgcttgattcccatagctgcagtgtgcgagttgtgcttcgcctgcggcagaggtttagttaatggatctgatatgttgtcatcagttccaattttgcttatctcgacttcttttctttcaacgaactctcgtagaaggtgaaatctacgaagtacatgcttgactctctggtggtgtctaggctcttttgcctgtgcaatagctccgttattatcacaatacagggctattggtcctttaatggaggggactacaccaagttctcctatgaacttccttagccatatagcttcctttgctgcttcatgtgcagcaatgtactccgcttcagttgtagaatccgcaatggtgctttgcttagcacttttccagcttactgctcctccgttgaggcagaagacaaacccagactgtgatctgaaatcatctttgtcggtttggaaacttgcgtccgtatagcctttaacaattaattcatcatctccaccatagaccaggaagtcatctttgtgccttttcaggtacttcagaatgttcttggcagcagtccaatgcgcctctcctgggtctgactggtatctgctcgtagcactgagtgcgtacgcaacatccgggcgtgtacatatcatagcatacattattgaaccaatcaatgatgcatatggaatcccattcattcgtctacgctcatcaagtgtttttgggcactgagtcttgctttgagtcattccatgagacatgggtaggtagcctcgcttggagtccgccatcttgaacctatcaagcaccttattgatataagtgctttgactaagtccaatcatctttttagatctatctctgtaaatcttgatgcccaatatgtactgtgcttctcctagatccttcatcgaaaaacatttcccaagccaaataggaatgtcatttccgataagcaatatgtcgtcgacatataatactaggaaagcaattttgctcccactgaccttcttgtatacacaagattcgtccgcgttcttgatgaaaccaaagtcactgactgcttcatcaaaacgtatattccagctcctggatgcctgcttcaatccgtagattgacttctttagcttgcatacctttttagcattctttggatcctcaaaaccttcaggctgtgtcataaacacagtttctgttaaaacgccgtttaagaaagcagttttgacatccatctgccatatttcgtaatcgtaatatgcagcgattgctaacattattcgaatagactttagcattgcaactggtgaaaaggtttcatcgtaatccacaccgtggacttgcctgtaaccttttgcaaccaatctagctttgaaaacttcaagttcccatccttgtcctttttcagtttgaaaacccatttgcttccaatggcttggtagccatctggcaaatcgaccaaatcccatacttggttttcagacatggagtctaattcagattgcatggcttcttgccattgcttggagctagggctcgtcatagcttgcttgtaagtcgcaggttcatcactttcaagtaatagaacgtcatagctctcgttcgtcaaaatacctaagtacctttccggttgagatctatatctttgcgatctacgcggggtaacatttctagattgaccatgattctcaccagattcttctaaagatctctaagtttcatcctgaatgtcatcttgagcattctctagagtttgttgttcgactcgaatttcttcgaggtctacttttctcccacttgtcattttggaaatgtgatccttctccaaaaagacaccatctcgagcaacaaacactttgttctcagatgtattgtagaagtaatacccctttgtttcctttggatagcccacaaggatacatttgtcagattttggatgaagtttgtctgaaattaatcgtttgacgtatacttcacatccccaaatcttaagaaaagacacatttggaggctttccaaaccataattcgtatggagtcttttcgacagctttagacggagctctatttatagtgagtgcagctgtatttagtgcatgtccccaaaattctaatggaagttcggcctgacccatcattgacctgaccatgtctagcaaggttctgttcctccgttctgacacaccgttccattgtggtgttccaggaggagtcaattctgatagaattccacattctttcagatggtcatcaaattcatagctcagatattcaccgcctctatcagaccgcagtgccttaatcttcttgcctaattgattctctacttcactctgaaattccttgaatttgttaaaggattcagacttatgcttcattaggtagacataaccatacctactgaagtcatcagtgaaagtgataaagtagctgaaaccacctctagcatttgtactcattggtccacatacatctgtatggattaaacccaatagttcatttgctctttctccaactttagagaaaggttgcttcgtcattttgccaagtaaacatgattcgcatttaccataatcctctaagtcaaatggttctagaattccttccctttgaagtctttctaagcgtttcaagtttatatggcctaatcgacaatgccacagataggtgagatctgaatcatcctttttggcctttttggtatttatgttatatacttgtttttcgtgatctaataaataaagtccattgactaatctagcagatccataaaacatctctttaaaataaaacgaacaactattgtcttttattataaaggaaaatcccttagcatctaagcaagaaactgaaatgatgtttttagtaagacttggaacatggaaacattcttccagttccaaaactagcccggagggcaacgacaaatagtaagttcctacagctaatgcagcaatccgtgctccatttcccactcgtaggtcgacttcacccttgcttaactttctacttcttcttagtccctgtggattggaacataagtgtgagccacaaccagtatctaatacccaagaagttgaattagcaagtatacagtctataacgaaaatacctgaagatggaacgactgttccgttcttctgatcttcctttagcttcaagcaatctctcttccaatgccccttcttcttgcagtagaagcattcggattcagaagtgggttgactgacctttctctttgcagatttggcgccagtttgcttagttgggctggccttgttgccacctttcttagcattcctcttctttccagatttcttgaacttgcccccacgcaccataagcacatcctgcttatcacttttgagcgtcttttcagcggtcttcagcataccgtgaagctcagtgagcgttttgtccagactattcatactgtagttcagtttgaactgatcatactcgctatgaagagaatggaggatggtgtctatagccatttcctgagaaaattgctgatccagccgactcatattctcaatgagtccaatcattttgagaacatgtggacttacgggctcgcctttcttaagcttggtctcaagaatttgcctatgagtctcgaatctttcgactcgagccagatcttggaacatgttcttcaactcactgatgattgtgaaagcatctgagttgatgaacgttttctgcagatccgcactcatggtggcgagcattagacatttcacatccttgttggcatcaatccaacgattgagggctgcctgagtgaccccgtcgcctgcagcttcgggcatcgcctcatctaggacatactccttttcttcctgcataagaactatttgcaagttcctttgccagtcaaggaagtttttcccgttcaacttctccttttcgagaattgatcgaatgttgaatgaattgttgtttgccatattaaaactacaattgaaaagaataaacaaataaataaccattcacagtttctcttaataaacttaaattctagcatacatgcataattcaatgtttattaagcattttattcaaattatgtgttccggcaggtgtgaataaaatgattccaagatcctaaaatcattgaaaaactaagcacagtttgtcgacttaatcctagaacatcttaggtaagcaaaagccttttgctaatagtctagaaactattcttggttgataggtacgtctaagaacttattaggtaaacctatcgaatttgccacgacataaaaggactccttacttatatcgttgagtttcaccaaaactaacatgtactcacaattatttgtgtaccttgcccctttaggaccaataagtaacacctcgctgagcgaaaactattactagattgatgtaaaggatatccaagcaagtgtatattttggcatggcaccttttaactcaatttttaagtttggaacttaaggctcttactatgttggttagattttaagtgaactaaaatccttaatcatgcaacataatcaagcttttgatctca
This sequence is a window from Spinacia oleracea cultivar Varoflay chromosome 1, BTI_SOV_V1, whole genome shotgun sequence. Protein-coding genes within it:
- the LOC130465776 gene encoding uncharacterized protein isoform X1, whose product is MDDNSDQKHGLDHTFRFNVTNTFLKRLIEWSRCSNDSHMKNKLKEISINFEAATYKKSTSKDEYLAMINNKLNQMLSKKFGGDVATSATENHQRQVVHSNQSVLKNQNVTSSLQQNQNWVQSTQTRNQMIQRQVGNYNQSVQQNLNVSSSLQHHQNSLPSTQPMNQMIQRQVVHSNQPVHQKLNAGSSVEQNHKFLPSTPHSMHPPRVPMPVPVPVPTTTWSTMQPRNAATMQPTSLNQLHHIRPMNEPVRPTDRMLNTGSYQQSSQLRTHLQDTIEHKSHLPNTLLYPQTSAVPRTQVACTTALSESSFLDAGTVSAPDRKLLMTQYYHTRTTYLPDLIKVQKRVEEALAKLQAQDVLDCEKAERLRGICRINEESIMFLQSPESDLNRLPTEHLRRRLDKVSEVTNSLKKMLTRNQAAKQVVVSNGLQNTPLSVQHSTIVTNPVNSSSSTMELEMFPFRSQSKTPVYSSPDPTLRRDVQTNNLNMKRNSEAMQQQQQQQQQPTDKDQPVNKQQVKKLRKLPKEKDFMDSMFISSPKITSRNASSRPPRGGPTPTKQSVLTSSTPMSQLKPSTVAVDIASIPVTPATADLASTPLTPCTAMPQLKSSTVAVDLASIPVTPSSIPNDDIRKQPAEFVSPNEEVGAVKDEDETTKVQEKSGDLGTSTSSLPIDESNPLPDSAITPFQRLLRLMHTVSDETLKSSVNDMYSAIQDMDELPEFDGYVENKPSRRLRYINAFPRESFPF
- the LOC130465776 gene encoding uncharacterized protein isoform X2; the protein is MDDNSDQKHGLDHTFRFNVTNTFLKRLIEWSRCSNDSHMKNKLKEISINFEAATYKKSTSKDEYLAMINNKLNQMLSKKFGGDVATSATENHQRQVVHSNQSVLKNQNVTSSLQQNQNWVQSTQTRNQMIQRQVGNYNQSVQQNLNVSSSLQHHQNSLPSTQPMNQMIQRQVVHSNQPVHQKLNAGSSVEQNHKFLPSTPHSMHPPRVPMPVPVPVPTTTWSTMQPRNAATMQPTSLNQLHHIRPMNEPVRPTDRMLNTGSYQQSSQLRTHLQDTIEHKSHLPNTLLYPQTSAVPRTQVACTTALSESSFLDAGTVSAPDRKLLMTQYYHTRTTYLPDLIKVQKRVEEALAKAQDVLDCEKAERLRGICRINEESIMFLQSPESDLNRLPTEHLRRRLDKVSEVTNSLKKMLTRNQAAKQVVVSNGLQNTPLSVQHSTIVTNPVNSSSSTMELEMFPFRSQSKTPVYSSPDPTLRRDVQTNNLNMKRNSEAMQQQQQQQQQPTDKDQPVNKQQVKKLRKLPKEKDFMDSMFISSPKITSRNASSRPPRGGPTPTKQSVLTSSTPMSQLKPSTVAVDIASIPVTPATADLASTPLTPCTAMPQLKSSTVAVDLASIPVTPSSIPNDDIRKQPAEFVSPNEEVGAVKDEDETTKVQEKSGDLGTSTSSLPIDESNPLPDSAITPFQRLLRLMHTVSDETLKSSVNDMYSAIQDMDELPEFDGYVENKPSRRLRYINAFPRESFPF